From the genome of Aerococcus urinaehominis:
CGGCTGGCAAAACCTCAGCTTAGGCCTGTAAACACCAATAGAGCCTAACCCACCGGGCCAGGCTCTAGCAGAAATATACTTCAAAATTTTAGCCTCGAAGGCTTACTGTTAACTACAATTTTATTTGGGCCAAAATCTCCAGTAAATTACGTCTGGCTGGTAGGGTCGATAGCATGTTGCCAATTAGAAAATTATCACACTTAGTCTCGGTCATCAGCGCCTTAAGTTGCTTTTCTATAGTCAAAGGATCCCCTACCACTTTACGATAAGTAAAATCAGCGACAAAAGCCTGTTCTTCCTTGGAAAAAGGATAGTCAGCAGCATCATCCGGACTTAAGAGCGAATACACCGACCGCTTATCAGTCAAAAAGGCCATTAACCAGTAGTCCAAGGCGTGTTCTAATATTGGAATCAGGTCTTCATTATAAGCTGAGACAGCAAATAGCGACAGGGTTGCCTCAGGTTGGCTCAGGAATATCGAGGGCCTAAAATAATCTCGGTAAATCTGAATAGCCTGCTTGGCCTCATCCAAATTATTATTGAGAAACAGACCAAAATTAAAACCTAAACCCATTTCACCACAAAATTGGGCCCGCTTAGCTGACGCTGACAGAAGGTAGAGCGGCATGCTATCCTCATGAATGACTGGCATCGCTATAGGGGAAGCATTCCGCTGGCCATTAAGGGCAAAGTTAGCATCGCTATAGGCAACTAACTGTCTAAGTTCAGCTTCGTAATCAAGATTATGGCGGATGTTCAAACCCAGTTCATCCTGGGCTTCAAGTTCGGTAGGTGTTGAATGGCCCACACCCATTTCAATCCGGCCTGGTAAAATTGCTGAAAAAGTCTTCATATTTTCAGCTAACTGGTAAGGACTAGTATTATCTAGCATTACCCCACCGGCCCCCACCTTAATCTCTTTGGTGATAGATGCCAGGCGGGCCATCAAGATTAAAGGAGAATTTCCTAATATCGAAGGGGTGTTATGGTGTTCGGCTACCCAGTACCTTTGCAAGCCTAATTCATCAGCATGTTGGGCGAGTTTAATGGTATTTTGAAAGGCTTCAAAATCGCTAGTATATTTATCCCGAGGGATAAAATCCAGTATCCCAATTTTTGAGGACATTATTGTTTCTCCTTCCACGTTTATCATAAATTGATTATAGCATTAAAACAGGCATAAAAAGAAAAAAGCCGGTACTGGGGGGTAAAATAACTTCCCTAGTCCGGCACAGTTTTTCTGGCGTAAGTAAGATGAAAACTCAATATTACGCTTTTTTGAACGCTGTTTTGATTATTCTACTGATACTAAATAATGGTAAACAGGTTGGTCGCCTTGTACAATCTCGTACTCAACTTCTGGATAATCAATCTGTAATTGACCTATGATTGCCTCAGCTTGAGCTTGGTCACCTTGGTCACCAATAATTAAGGTGACAATTTCACTGTCCTCATCTAGCATCGCTGCAATGGTTGCTTGGGTTGCACTAGCTAAATCAGCGTCAGCAACCTTAATATCCCCTTCCACAATACCCATAAAGTCATCTTTCTTAATGGTTAAACCGTCAATCTGGGTATCACGAACGGCATTAGTAATTTGACCACTCTTGACAAAAGCTAATTCTTCAGTCATAGCTGCCTGGTTATCTGCCAATTCAGCAAGGCCATTATAAGCTAGCAAGGCGGTAATTCCTTGAGAAATGGTCCGACTTGGAATCACTGCGCATGGCATATCAGCCACTTGCGCAGCCTGCTCGGCGGCCATAAAGATATTCTTATTATTAGGCAAAATAATAATATTTTCGGCATTAGCTTGGTCAATCGCCTTGAGAATATCCTCAGTAGAAGGATTCATGGTTTGACCACCATTAATAATATTGGTAGCCCCCATGCTCTTGAAGAGGTCTTGAATACCTTGGCCAGCAGCAACTGCAATAATGCCATACTTAGCAGGTTTTTCATCAGAAACTGGGATGGCTTCGCTCACACTGCCTTGTCCGTCTAGAAGGGCATCGTGTTGCTCGCGCATATTATCCACTTTAATTTTAATCAAGGATCCGAATTTCTGACCATAGTTCATGACTTCACCCGGTGTTTCCGTATGCACATGGACTTTGACGATTTCATCATCATTGACGACTAATAATGAATCGCCCAAATCATTTAAATAATTACGGAAGCTATCATAATCAAATTCATCAGTATAGGTTGGCCCATCCTTAAGGCGGACCATGATTTCAGTACAGTAACCAAATTTAATATCTTCTGTATTTACCGCGTGGGCGGTATCAAAATGATGCTCATGGTGGGCAATCTCTGTCACATCAGCTTGGGATAGATTGCTTGGTTGGCTAGGAACAGCCTCACCAGTTAGCGATTCTAAAAAGCCGGTGTAAATAAAGAGTAAGCCTTGACCACCAGAATCGACCACACCAACTTCTGCTAAAACTGGCAAAAGATTAGGCGTATTATCCAAGGCCACTTGGCCAGCCGCTTGTACCTGGCGCATCAATTCAACCGGATCATCACCCTCGGCTAAATAAGCTTGACCTGCTTCCGCTGCTTCACGAGCCACAGTGAGGATGGTCCCTTCAACAGGTTTCATAACTGCTTTGTAGGCTGTTTCTACACCCTGGCTAAAAGCTTGACCCAATTGCTTAGCATTAACAGTGTCTAAATCTTCTAAAGCCTTAGCAAAACCACGGAATAATTGGGAAAGAATGACACCCGAATTACCGCGTGCGCCCATCAAGAGCCCCTTGGCTAAATCAGCGGCAATTTCACCAGCAGTTTGTGATTGTTTTCTGATTACCTGGTCTACACCAGATGTAAAAGATAAGTTCATATTGGTTCCCGTATCACCATCCGGAACGGGAAATACATTTAGGGCGTTAACATAGTCAACATTTTCCGTCAGGCGGTTAGCCCCTACTTCAAACATGGCCTGCAAATCTTGGGCCTTTAATTCTTTGGAATGCAACAAAATAACCTCCTTATTTGTTTTTAATCCTCTTGGGTACGGACGCCTTGGACATAAACGTTTACCACGTTAGCCGACAAGCCCAACACCTTTTCAAGCTCATATTTTACTGAACTTTGGACATTACGACAAATTTCAGAAATTTTTGTTCCATAGTTCACAATAATATACAAATCAACAACGATTAGGTTGTCTTCAACCCTGACTAAAACGCCACGTGCATAATTTTCGATATTTAAAATTTCTTGAATGCCATCACGGATTTGATGCTTGCTGGCCATGCCAACCACGCCATAATTACGGGTAGTAGCGACACCAACAACAGTGGCGATTGCTTCATTTGTGACATCAATTTCACCCAAATTTGATTGAATTTTTACTGCCATAACAGAAGCCTCCTCTATATTTATTATCTTCTTTGAGATACGGAAAAGACATATCAATTTATTTTACCATAAATTCAGCTAATATCCTAAAGCTGATTGAATTATTAGCTAGATCCATGACCACTAGAGTAGCTTTTCAGGCAGAAAAAGCAAAAGAAAAAGCCTAGCCGCAGCTAGACCTTTAAATTCAAAATTATACGCGTTGTACTTTACCGCTCTTTAAAGCACGAGCAGAAACCCATACACGTTTTTTATTACCATTTTCATCGATAATACGAACTTTTTGTAAGTTTGGTTTATAAGTACGTTTAGTTGCGTTTAACGCGTGTGAGCGGTTATTACCAGATTTAGCCTTGCGACCAGTGAAATAACATTCTTTTGCCATTTGATGTTTGCCTCCTTTAAAAATCGTATACTAGAATAGTTTAGCAAGCTTGCCAATAAAATTCAAGCTTTTTTTATTTTTCTTAATTAACCAGCATCTCGCGACTGAATCGCCATGAGCAAACCATGGCTAAACGAAAGCCTCATATCCTGGTCTGAGCTGATAAATTCATTGGATACCAGCGCAATCGGATACGGGTAGTCAACCTGGTCCAGTTCATATTTAACCCCTGTTAAAGTGAGATTTTTTATCGATGTTAGTCCAATAAAAGATAAGTAGTCATAATCTGGTAACGGGCTAATTTGATAAGTCCCTGGCCGATAAAATTTTAAGCGATTACTTAAGCCAATAAAAGTCATATCAATTAACTTATCTTGGAGCTGAGGCTGGTAGGCCAACCATAAATTTGACAGCTCGTGGTCTATACGTCCACCAAAAATACCATAGAAATAATAAGCCTGGTCAGGGTAATGGTTAAGCGCCCACTCAATCGCAGCCTCAGTATCTGTTTGGTCTTTGTCAGTCGCTAAACGGATAAAATGTTGGGCAACCGCCTCGGCCTGCCACTGCACAGCTAGCGGCACAGAATCATAATCACCAATGGCTAATTCAATCGGCAAACCAGCTTCAAGTAGGCGGCTGACACCACGATCAATCCCAATAAAAACAGCTTGGTCCAAGCCGGCAACCTCAGCCAGAAAATGGTCCTGGTCATAATCTGGACCAGTAGCTACGAAAACAACCGTCATTTTTTAGCCACCTCGCGCATACCAGCAATAGTCTGCGCAATGTCATCACTACCGTAGATATAAGAGCCGGCAACAAAAACATCAGCACCAAGCTGGTAGCATTGTTGGCAAGTTGCTTGGTTAATGCCACCATCAACTTCAATCAAATAATCATAGGACGGATTTTCCCGCCGCAGCTGGTCCAAAATTTCAATTTTCTTAACCGTTGATGGAATAAAGGCCTGGCCACCAAAACCAGGGTTAACTGTCATCACTAAAACTAAATCTAGGTCAGCTAAGACCGGTTCAATAACCGAAACTGGTGTGCCGGGATTAATGGCTAAGCCTGCCTTCATACCAGCTGCCTTGATTTTCTGTATGAGCGCATGCAGATGAGGGGCAGCCTCATAATGGAAGGTAAAGTAGTCTGCACCAGCTTGGGCATAAAGATCAATATAATCTTCTGGATTGGTAACCATTAAGTGACAGTCTAATTTAAGTTCGGTTTGTGGGCGTAGGGCTTCAACCACGCTAACTCCAAAGCTCAAATTAGGCACAAAATGACCATCCATAATATCAATATGCACAAAGTCCGCACCAGCCTGGTCAATTTTTTCCACATCCTGACCCAAGTGAGCAATATTAGCAGCTAAAATCGAAGGTGCAATATACATAAAATCATCCTCTCTAACGATAATCAGGTTTAATTTGACTGATTTCTTCAAATAATTGTAGGTAACTGTCATAGCGTTCCTGGCTAATCGTCCCCTCAACTAGACCCGCCTTGACGGCACACTTAGGCTCAGGAATATGGGTGCACTCCCTGAATTTACAATAAGGCGCTAAATCACGCATTTCTGGAAAACAGCTAGCTAGGTCGCGCTTATCAAGGTGGTCAAAGCTGATGCTGGAAAAACCTGGGGTATCAACTATTTGTCCACCCAGCAGATGGTGCAACTCAACATGCCGGGTCGTATGACGCCCCCGGCCTAAAGCTTGAGATACGGCGCCAGTCTCAAGAGCTAGTTCAGGTAAAACTTGGTTGAGGAAGGTTGACTTACCCACACCAGATTGGCCAACAACTACCATCAACTGGTCTTGGGTTAGGCTAGCTAATTCATCCAAGCGCTCATGGGCATCTAGGTTATCAAAGACCTGGTAACCAACTGACTCATAAAGTCGACGAGCTAGCAGATAGTCAGCATAATCAGATTGATTAAGTAGGTCTAACTTAGAAAAATAAATCAAGGGCTGGATAGCCAGACTCTCTAAGTAGACTAAATAGCGGTCAATGAGTTTTGGACTGATCTGCGGTTCAACAACTGAACAGACTAGAAAAGCTAGGTCAACATTAGCGACAGCTGGTCTGACTAAGGCATTTTTGCGGTCATGAATGGCCACTAAGTAGCCTTGGTCCCCTTCCGTCTTGATGAAATCAACATAGTCTCCTACCAGGGGCTTGGTATTGGTATTACGAAATTGACCTCGGGCCCGTGTTTGGTAAATCTGGCCATCAGCTTGGCTGCGGATGTAATAAAAACCACTCAGAGCCTTTTCAACCTGGCCCTGGTAGACTTGTTCCTTTTCCTGCATATTAGTCCTCACTTGCTTTAACTTTATTTTCCATAATTACTTCACCATCTCGTTCAATTTTAAAGCGCGCTGTCTCACCCTTCTCAGTTTCAAAGGTCATGGTATATGACCGGTCTGAGGATATGCTAAAGGTATCGGCTGGGGTATCGTAGCTATGGTTGAGGTCATCCATGTAAACTTTAATTTCATTACTAGATCGTCTAAACAAGCTGGCATAAACCTGCTGACCTTGCCACCAGTCTTTCACGCCTTGCCACCAAGCAGTATCCTCACTTGATTGCCGGGCATTATTGGCCTTATAAGGGATAGTGACAGTATGCCTAAAGGTAACCTTTTCTGGTTCCTGGGCGATAGTGACTGATAACTTATCACCAATATGAAAGTCTTGACCCACGCCGATACTTTGGTCAAGTACCGTACCTGATGGCACTGCTCCGGTTTTTTCTTGCTTGGTTGCCAGGCTTAGCCCATACTCTTCCGCATAAGCTTCGACATCCGACTGGGCCCAACCAGTTAGATCGGGCATTTGGAATGTTTGCCGGCCTAGTGATACGGTCAAATCAATCGCAGTATCTTGGGCGATGACTGATTCGCCAGGAGCAATACTCTGACTAATGACCTTATCCTGGCCAACCGTTTCACTATAATCGTCAATGCGATTCACGGTAAAACCAGCCTTTTCCAGGTCCTTTTTAACCTGTTCAAACTGACTACCAACATAATTGCCTACCTGAACGGGTTCCGGGCCTTGACTGATAATTAGATCAACCTGGCTTTCTTCTTTAACATGGCTACCGGCTTTGGGTTGGCTGGCAATTATCTGGTCACTGGCTATCTGGCTATGATATTCATAGTCGCTATCACCAACCTGCAATTGGTGGTCAGCTAGGGTTGAAGCTGCTTCAGCCTGGCTAAGGCCTTGGAGATCAGGCACAGTAACTTCACGCGCAAAAAGCCCGGTTGCTTGGGCCAAGATGGCTAGCACTAGGATGGCTAAGACCCCTGAAGCCATGAGCAACCACTTCTTCATACGAGCTTGGTGGTCAGGGTCATTAATCTTGATTTTACCCTGTTTATCACTACTGCTAGCTATTTGAACTTGGTCCTGAGATTCAGTAGCTGAGTCTGCCGCAAAAGCTGGGCGCTCCTCAACTAGCGGCGCGGCCTGGACTGGTGTTAAACCCTCATTTAAAAGGATCGTTTCCTCGCTCGTCCCAATCTGCCCTTCTATATCCTCCTTAGCTAAAAGCAAGCTTTCTTCTGGTACATGGGAGGTCACCAGGATGGCCTCCCCGGCCCGGTCACTGTCTAGGGCGGTCTGCAAATCACTAATCATTTCTGCGGTCGTGCGGTAACGCTCTGTTACCTTCTTAGCTGTTGCTCGCTGGACCACATTGATTAGGGCGTTAGGCACATCAGCGCGATAGTCGCGAATATCAGGCAAGGGTTCTTGAAAATGTTTGAGAGCGATGGTAACAGCGGACTCGCCTTCAAAAGGAATGGTCCCCGTTAATAACTCAAACAGGACAATACCGATCGAATAAATATCAGACTGGGCAGTCGCCATGGCGCCCCGGGCCTGCTCGGGTGACAGGTAGTGGACAGAGCCAATAATGGCGTTAGTCCGAGTAATAGAGGTTTCAGAGGAAACCGTGGCAATACCAAAATCCATAACCTTGACTTGGCCATCATCTTTAATTTTGATATTTTGTGGCTTTAAATCACGGTGGATAATCCCCTGCTGGTGGGCAGCTTGGATACCAGCCAAAATCTGCAGGGTAATGTCGCAGGCCTGGTCAATCGGAAGCGGTTGATAGGTTTGGATATAAGTCTTTAAGTCTAAACCATCCACATACTCCATCACAATAAACTGTACATTACGGTCAATCCCCACATCATAGATATTAACAATATTAGGATGGTTGATTTCCGATACCGCATTAGCTTCACGCTGGAAACGAATGATGGCATCATGGAGATTGTGGCTACCAACCCGCAGAAATTTGATGGCTACCTGCCGGGCTAAAATTGGATCATAGGCTAGATAAACATCTGCCATACCCCCGGTACCAATTAAATCAATAATCTCATAACGGTCATCAATTATTTGTCCGGGATTCATACACGGCCACCTCCTTCACGACGGGCTAAAACCACTGAGATATTATCGCGCCCACCAGCTGCGTTGGCCTGGTCTACTAACTTATTGACAGCCGTTTTTAGGTCTGGGCTGGTAACTATTGTTTGATAAATGTCTTGGTCAGTCAGCATGTCTGTGAGACCATCTGAACATAGTAAAAAGACATCGTCTGCATTGACATAAAAGCGGACTAGGTCTACTTGAACCGGGTCCTGACTACCTAAAGAGCGGGTAATAATATTTTTTTGCGGGTGGTGGTCAGCCTCTTCGGGTGTAATCATCTCAGCATCAACTAGTTCTTGGACATAAGAGTGGTCCTTGGTCTTTTGCTCAATATCAGTTGGTGTAATGAGATACAGGCGCGAATCTCCCACATGGCCAGCTAGGGCAAAGTCATCAATAATAACTAAGACAACAATGGTCGTACCCATACCTTGGAGGTCTTGAAAAAGCTGGGACTTTTCATATATGCGCTGGTTACAAGCCTCTATCTCCGCCTGTAACCAGCCCTTGGCTTGATGGCTAGAGGAAAAACCTGTTTGTTCAAAAGCATGACCTAGCTGGTAGAGGGCCATTTCAGCGGCAACATCTCCAGCATTGTGGCCCCCCATGCCATCGCACAAGATAAGCATGGGCTGGCCAGTTTTGTCATAAAAAACACCCACCTGGTCTTGGTTGACCTGGCGTCGCTTACCAACATCGGTTAGTTTGGCAATCTCCATAGCTAAACCCCTTTACATCTATTTCTTGATAAAATTGGCAATAAAAAATCCGTCACTTGATACATAATGCGGCAAAATTTCCAGGCTGCTACTGCTAGTCAGGGCACGCTTGACCTGGTCATTCATCAGCTCGCCAGGCAGGGGCTGGGGCTGTAGCTGGTCGACCTGGTCTAAGATACGCTCAACCACCTGCTGGTTTTCTTCTGCTGTAATTGTACAGGTACTGTAGGTTAAAATACCATCTTTTTTCAATAATTTAACTGCTTCCTGGAGAATCTCTAGCTGGATATCTTGGAGACTAGAGAGGTCTGCCAATTCCTTGCGGTATTTGGTATCCGGCTTACGTCTAAAAAGCCCAATACCAGAGCAAGGCGCATCCACTAAGATACGGTCGAAAGACTCAGCTGGATATTTGTGACTGGCTTGACGCGCATCTCCCTGGCTAAGGGCAACCTGGTCAGCGACCCCCATGCGCTTTAGATTTTCAACAATCAAGGCTAATTTGTCACTAGCAATATCTTGAGCCATCACTTGCCCATCTGATCCGACTCGCTCAGCCATCTGAACTGTCTTACCACCAGGGGCAGCACACAAATCCAAGACCCGTTCACCGGCTTGGGGGGCCATCACTTCAACTGCTAGGGCGGCTGATTCATCCTGGATGGTGATTTGTCCAGCGAGAAAAGCTGGGGTTTGGCTGACATTACCACGGCCAATCCGGTAACAGTGGGCCGTCAAGGGGCTGGCCTCAAGCTCTAGGCCTTGGTCGGTTAAGTCCTTGATAATACTGGTTTCCTGGGGCCAATCGTGCTGGTTAACCCGGATTGTCAAGTGACTATCCTGGTTAAAACTGGCCATCACTAATTCTGCCTGGTCCCGGCCAAATCGCCTTTCAAAATAAGTGACCCAAGTAGCAGGGATAGAGTATTTCAATTGCGACTGGGTCAGCCAATCCTGGGCTTGGCTAGCTAGAAAACTAGCCAGGTCGGGATACTGGCGACGGGCATTACGCAAGACACCATTGGTAAAACGAGATAATTGGTAGTTACCACGTTTTTTGGTGATTTTAACCGCCTCATCAACAACTGCATGGTCAGGCACCTGGTCCATATAGTAAAACTGGTAAAGGCTCATCAAAATCAATTGCTTGAGCCAAGATTTAACACCCTTGGGCTTAGCGACTAGGTCCTTAAAAATAGCTGTCAAAGGGAGCCGGTATTGGGTGGTGCCATAAACTAGGCGGGTATAGAGCCGGCGGTCAGGATCGGAAAAATGATGGCCCTTTAAACGCTGGTTGACCACCTGGTCAGAAAATGCTCCTTGGTTGATAGCAACCAGGTCAACCATGGCCAAATAACGGGCTGATTCCCTAATCGATTGGGTCAAATCGGTCACCCTCCTGTAATTGGCCAGCGCCACCATTGATAAAGCTAGCAATATCCATCTTTTTCTTGCCAGCCGGTTGAATTTCCGTTAAGGCCAATACGCTTCCATCACCTGTTGCCACATAAAAACGGGCTGGCTTTTTATTAATCTCAACAATGGTGCCTGGCTGCGCTTGGCTGTCTTGGTCAGTGACTTGGCTAGCCCACAGCTTCCAGCGTTCGCCAGCTAACATGGTATGGGCCACTGGCCAGGAATTAAAGGCGCGGATCTGGTTATGAATCTCCTGGGCCGATTGCTGCCAGTCCACCCGCTCTTGGTCCCGGCTAATATTAGGCGAATAGCTAGCCAGGGCTTCGTCTTGGGGCACTTCCTGAATCTTACCAGCAAACAAATCAGGCAGGGTCGTCATTAAGAGGTCACGACCAACAATTGATAGTTTATCAAACATGCTGGCCACAGTATCCTGGTCTTCGATGGGAATAGCAGCCTGGCTTAAAATAGCCCCTGCATCCATGGCTTTTACCATCCGCATAATCGTCACACCTGTTTCTGTTTCACCCTGCCAAATCGCGTAATGAACAGGGGCACCACCCCGGTATTTAGGTAGCAAGCTGGCATGAACATTAACAGCTCCGTACTTAGGCAGCTTAAGCAGACGCTCAGGTAAGAATTGTCCAAAGGCCGCTGTCACAATCAAATCACAGTCACTGGCTAAAAGCTCAGCTAGTTCTTGGTCCTGGCCGATTTTTTCTGGCTGGTAGAGGGGAATATCATGGGCTAAGGCCGCTTCCTTGACAGGACTAGCTTGTAATTTACGTTTGCGGCCAACTGGTCTATCCGGCTGGGTCACTACGGCAACCACTTGATAATCCGGACTAGCTACTAAGGCCTGTAAAATTGGTACAGAAAAGGCTGGCGTGCCCATAAAGACAATTTTCTTCATATTACATTTCCTCCTACATAAAACTCAAGGGCTCCACATCAATGGCTAGGTATATTTGCTTCTTAGCCCATTCCTGGGCTAAATCGCGTAAGCTAGCTAATTGATCTCTGGCCTGGTCAGGCTGACGATACTGATAAATAATTTGAAAATAATAGCGATTTTTAACCCGGCTAATCGCCGACTGGCTTGGACCCAGGATAATCGTTTCAGGATTTTGGTTCTTGGTTAACATTTGACTGATTAGGTTGATCGCCTTCAACGCTTCCCGTTCATCAAAATGAGAAACGGTCAACCGGGTGCTGTAATAGTAAGGGGAATAGTGGTTAATCTTACGAAAGGCCATCTCCCTTTGATAAAAACTAGTGTAGTCATGGTCTTGGGCTAACTGGATGGCATAATGGTCCGGATTAAAGGTCTGAATCAGAACCTGACCGGCCTTATCCCCGCGCCCAGCCCGGCCAGCTACCTGGGTAAGGAGCTGGAAGGTACGCTCGGAAGCCCTAAAATCTGGTAAATAAAGGGATGTATCTGCATTAATTACCCCAACCAGGGTAATATTAGGAAAATCTAATCCTTTAGCAATCATCTGCGTGCCTAGTAAAATATCAGCCTGTCCTGAAGCCACCTGGTCTAATAGCCGCTGGTGGCTCCCCTTCTTACGGGTAGTATCATTGTCCATCCTAACGACCCGATAATTGGGAAACAATTCTTTAATCTCTTCCTCAACCTTCTCCGTCCCTGATCCAAAAGATCTGATATGGGTAGCCTGGCAGTTAGGACAGCGCTGGGGCTTATTTTCTTCATGGCCACAATAATGACATTTCAAATGTTGACCATGGTAATGATAGGTCAGGGAAACATCACAATTAGGACATTGAAAAACATAGCCACAATCTCGGCACATCATATAATTGGCAAAACCGCGTCGGTTAAGCATCAGTGCCACCTGGTCACCCCGGTCAACCCGGGCAATAATCTCATCACGGAGGC
Proteins encoded in this window:
- a CDS encoding DAK2 domain-containing protein, whose protein sequence is MHSKELKAQDLQAMFEVGANRLTENVDYVNALNVFPVPDGDTGTNMNLSFTSGVDQVIRKQSQTAGEIAADLAKGLLMGARGNSGVILSQLFRGFAKALEDLDTVNAKQLGQAFSQGVETAYKAVMKPVEGTILTVAREAAEAGQAYLAEGDDPVELMRQVQAAGQVALDNTPNLLPVLAEVGVVDSGGQGLLFIYTGFLESLTGEAVPSQPSNLSQADVTEIAHHEHHFDTAHAVNTEDIKFGYCTEIMVRLKDGPTYTDEFDYDSFRNYLNDLGDSLLVVNDDEIVKVHVHTETPGEVMNYGQKFGSLIKIKVDNMREQHDALLDGQGSVSEAIPVSDEKPAKYGIIAVAAGQGIQDLFKSMGATNIINGGQTMNPSTEDILKAIDQANAENIIILPNNKNIFMAAEQAAQVADMPCAVIPSRTISQGITALLAYNGLAELADNQAAMTEELAFVKSGQITNAVRDTQIDGLTIKKDDFMGIVEGDIKVADADLASATQATIAAMLDEDSEIVTLIIGDQGDQAQAEAIIGQLQIDYPEVEYEIVQGDQPVYHYLVSVE
- the pknB gene encoding Stk1 family PASTA domain-containing Ser/Thr kinase — protein: MNPGQIIDDRYEIIDLIGTGGMADVYLAYDPILARQVAIKFLRVGSHNLHDAIIRFQREANAVSEINHPNIVNIYDVGIDRNVQFIVMEYVDGLDLKTYIQTYQPLPIDQACDITLQILAGIQAAHQQGIIHRDLKPQNIKIKDDGQVKVMDFGIATVSSETSITRTNAIIGSVHYLSPEQARGAMATAQSDIYSIGIVLFELLTGTIPFEGESAVTIALKHFQEPLPDIRDYRADVPNALINVVQRATAKKVTERYRTTAEMISDLQTALDSDRAGEAILVTSHVPEESLLLAKEDIEGQIGTSEETILLNEGLTPVQAAPLVEERPAFAADSATESQDQVQIASSSDKQGKIKINDPDHQARMKKWLLMASGVLAILVLAILAQATGLFAREVTVPDLQGLSQAEAASTLADHQLQVGDSDYEYHSQIASDQIIASQPKAGSHVKEESQVDLIISQGPEPVQVGNYVGSQFEQVKKDLEKAGFTVNRIDDYSETVGQDKVISQSIAPGESVIAQDTAIDLTVSLGRQTFQMPDLTGWAQSDVEAYAEEYGLSLATKQEKTGAVPSGTVLDQSIGVGQDFHIGDKLSVTIAQEPEKVTFRHTVTIPYKANNARQSSEDTAWWQGVKDWWQGQQVYASLFRRSSNEIKVYMDDLNHSYDTPADTFSISSDRSYTMTFETEKGETARFKIERDGEVIMENKVKASED
- the rpe gene encoding ribulose-phosphate 3-epimerase codes for the protein MYIAPSILAANIAHLGQDVEKIDQAGADFVHIDIMDGHFVPNLSFGVSVVEALRPQTELKLDCHLMVTNPEDYIDLYAQAGADYFTFHYEAAPHLHALIQKIKAAGMKAGLAINPGTPVSVIEPVLADLDLVLVMTVNPGFGGQAFIPSTVKKIEILDQLRRENPSYDYLIEVDGGINQATCQQCYQLGADVFVAGSYIYGSDDIAQTIAGMREVAKK
- a CDS encoding MsnO8 family LLM class oxidoreductase codes for the protein MSSKIGILDFIPRDKYTSDFEAFQNTIKLAQHADELGLQRYWVAEHHNTPSILGNSPLILMARLASITKEIKVGAGGVMLDNTSPYQLAENMKTFSAILPGRIEMGVGHSTPTELEAQDELGLNIRHNLDYEAELRQLVAYSDANFALNGQRNASPIAMPVIHEDSMPLYLLSASAKRAQFCGEMGLGFNFGLFLNNNLDEAKQAIQIYRDYFRPSIFLSQPEATLSLFAVSAYNEDLIPILEHALDYWLMAFLTDKRSVYSLLSPDDAADYPFSKEEQAFVADFTYRKVVGDPLTIEKQLKALMTETKCDNFLIGNMLSTLPARRNLLEILAQIKL
- a CDS encoding Stp1/IreP family PP2C-type Ser/Thr phosphatase yields the protein MEIAKLTDVGKRRQVNQDQVGVFYDKTGQPMLILCDGMGGHNAGDVAAEMALYQLGHAFEQTGFSSSHQAKGWLQAEIEACNQRIYEKSQLFQDLQGMGTTIVVLVIIDDFALAGHVGDSRLYLITPTDIEQKTKDHSYVQELVDAEMITPEEADHHPQKNIITRSLGSQDPVQVDLVRFYVNADDVFLLCSDGLTDMLTDQDIYQTIVTSPDLKTAVNKLVDQANAAGGRDNISVVLARREGGGRV
- the rpmB gene encoding 50S ribosomal protein L28: MAKECYFTGRKAKSGNNRSHALNATKRTYKPNLQKVRIIDENGNKKRVWVSARALKSGKVQRV
- a CDS encoding Asp23/Gls24 family envelope stress response protein, producing MAVKIQSNLGEIDVTNEAIATVVGVATTRNYGVVGMASKHQIRDGIQEILNIENYARGVLVRVEDNLIVVDLYIIVNYGTKISEICRNVQSSVKYELEKVLGLSANVVNVYVQGVRTQED
- the rsgA gene encoding ribosome small subunit-dependent GTPase A — protein: MQEKEQVYQGQVEKALSGFYYIRSQADGQIYQTRARGQFRNTNTKPLVGDYVDFIKTEGDQGYLVAIHDRKNALVRPAVANVDLAFLVCSVVEPQISPKLIDRYLVYLESLAIQPLIYFSKLDLLNQSDYADYLLARRLYESVGYQVFDNLDAHERLDELASLTQDQLMVVVGQSGVGKSTFLNQVLPELALETGAVSQALGRGRHTTRHVELHHLLGGQIVDTPGFSSISFDHLDKRDLASCFPEMRDLAPYCKFRECTHIPEPKCAVKAGLVEGTISQERYDSYLQLFEEISQIKPDYR
- a CDS encoding thiamine diphosphokinase, whose translation is MTVVFVATGPDYDQDHFLAEVAGLDQAVFIGIDRGVSRLLEAGLPIELAIGDYDSVPLAVQWQAEAVAQHFIRLATDKDQTDTEAAIEWALNHYPDQAYYFYGIFGGRIDHELSNLWLAYQPQLQDKLIDMTFIGLSNRLKFYRPGTYQISPLPDYDYLSFIGLTSIKNLTLTGVKYELDQVDYPYPIALVSNEFISSDQDMRLSFSHGLLMAIQSRDAG